One genomic region from Glaciimonas sp. PAMC28666 encodes:
- the serC gene encoding 3-phosphoserine/phosphohydroxythreonine transaminase, translated as MPIYNFSAGPAVLPKEVLQQAALEMLDWHGSGMSVMEMSHRGSEFMSIMNAAQRDFRELLGIPDNYKCLFLQGGAIAENAIIPMNLASRLSEDKLLPGIADYINTGSWSTKSIKEARRFCKVNVAASSEPQKFAQIPARESWQLSQDAAYVHICTNETIDGVEYQFTPDVGAETNGAPLVADMSSHILSRAVDVSKYGVIYGGAQKNIGPAGLTIVVVREDLLGHAMPGCPSAFDWKIVADNDSMYNTPPTYAIYIAGLVFQWLKRQGGVAAMEQRNIAKATLLYDYLDSTAFYQTKIAADCRSRMNVPFFLQDESRNEAFLSGAKEHGLLQLKGHKSVGGMRASIYNAMPIEGVETLVAYLKEFERLA; from the coding sequence ATGCCTATTTATAATTTTTCCGCCGGTCCCGCCGTATTGCCAAAAGAAGTGCTGCAACAAGCTGCTTTAGAAATGCTGGATTGGCATGGTAGTGGCATGTCGGTCATGGAGATGAGTCATCGCGGCAGCGAATTCATGTCAATTATGAATGCGGCACAACGCGATTTTCGCGAACTGCTAGGCATTCCGGATAACTATAAGTGCCTGTTCCTGCAAGGCGGCGCGATCGCCGAAAATGCCATTATTCCAATGAACCTGGCATCCCGTCTTAGTGAAGACAAATTGCTCCCAGGCATCGCGGATTACATCAACACCGGGTCCTGGTCGACTAAGTCGATTAAGGAAGCCAGGCGCTTTTGCAAAGTAAATGTAGCGGCGTCATCCGAGCCGCAGAAATTTGCGCAGATTCCAGCGCGGGAAAGCTGGCAATTGTCGCAAGATGCCGCGTACGTACACATTTGCACGAATGAAACTATTGACGGCGTTGAGTATCAGTTTACGCCCGATGTTGGCGCGGAAACTAACGGCGCACCATTAGTAGCCGACATGTCGTCGCATATTCTGTCACGTGCCGTTGATGTTTCCAAATATGGTGTGATTTACGGTGGTGCGCAAAAAAATATTGGCCCCGCCGGGCTAACGATTGTGGTGGTGCGTGAAGACTTGCTGGGGCATGCCATGCCGGGTTGTCCGTCTGCTTTTGACTGGAAAATCGTGGCCGACAACGACTCCATGTACAACACGCCACCGACCTATGCGATCTATATCGCTGGTCTGGTGTTTCAATGGCTAAAGCGTCAGGGCGGCGTTGCTGCGATGGAGCAACGCAATATCGCTAAAGCTACCTTGTTGTATGACTACCTTGATTCAACCGCTTTCTATCAGACAAAAATCGCGGCCGATTGCCGCTCGCGTATGAACGTGCCATTTTTTCTGCAGGACGAATCCAGAAACGAGGCTTTTCTCAGCGGCGCGAAAGAACATGGTTTGCTGCAGTTAAAAGGACATAAATCGGTTGGAGGCATGCGTGCCTCGATTTATAACGCGATGCCAATCGAAGGTGTTGAAACGCTGGTCGCCTACCTGAAAGAGTTTGAGAGGCTGGCTTGA
- the pheA gene encoding prephenate dehydratase yields MIQEKLLPLRQKIDDIDAEILVLLNRRAQLAQEVGHVKAETNAPVFRPEREAQVLRSVADRNPGPLQSGDVQTIFREVMSACRALEKRVTVAYLGPTGTFSEQAVYQQFGHAVDSLACASIDEVFRAAEAGTADFGVVPIENSSEGVINRTLDLLLQTTLRISGEVAIPVHHSLMTKDGTTDLVTRICAHSQALAQCNAWLNQHYPNIERLAVASNAEAARMASEDPTVAGIAGELAAQTYGLQIVSAHIQDDPHNRTRFAVVGRLHTTPSGKDQTSLVLSVPNKAGAVYSLLSPLASHGVSMSRFESRPARMGAWEYYFYVDVEGHEKDEKVAKALAELKQNAAFFKLLGSYPLSL; encoded by the coding sequence ATGATCCAGGAAAAACTTCTACCGTTACGCCAAAAAATCGATGACATCGATGCAGAAATTTTGGTGTTGTTAAACCGACGTGCCCAGTTGGCACAGGAAGTAGGGCATGTAAAAGCGGAAACCAACGCTCCCGTGTTTCGACCGGAGCGCGAGGCGCAGGTGTTGCGCAGCGTCGCGGATCGAAACCCTGGCCCGTTGCAATCGGGGGATGTGCAAACGATCTTCCGCGAGGTAATGTCGGCTTGTCGGGCGCTGGAAAAACGGGTCACCGTTGCCTATCTCGGTCCAACCGGGACGTTCAGCGAGCAAGCTGTATATCAGCAATTTGGTCACGCGGTTGATAGTCTGGCGTGCGCGTCGATTGATGAAGTGTTTCGTGCCGCGGAAGCGGGAACGGCGGATTTTGGCGTGGTGCCGATTGAAAACTCTTCCGAAGGCGTTATTAATCGAACGCTCGATTTACTCTTGCAAACGACATTACGGATTAGCGGAGAGGTCGCGATTCCGGTTCATCACAGCCTGATGACCAAGGATGGCACGACAGATCTTGTCACGCGGATTTGCGCGCATTCACAAGCGCTGGCGCAGTGCAACGCATGGCTCAATCAGCACTATCCCAATATTGAACGTTTGGCGGTGGCGTCCAATGCAGAAGCAGCGCGTATGGCGAGTGAAGACCCGACGGTCGCTGGCATAGCGGGTGAACTTGCGGCGCAAACCTACGGCTTGCAAATTGTTAGCGCGCATATTCAGGATGATCCTCACAATCGCACACGATTTGCGGTAGTTGGTCGACTGCACACCACCCCAAGCGGCAAAGATCAGACTTCGTTAGTGTTGTCAGTGCCAAACAAAGCCGGTGCTGTGTATAGCCTGTTGTCGCCGCTTGCCAGTCACGGTGTCTCTATGAGTCGCTTCGAGTCTCGCCCGGCACGCATGGGTGCCTGGGAATATTATTTTTATGTTGATGTAGAAGGTCACGAGAAGGATGAAAAAGTGGCGAAAGCGTTGGCTGAACTTAAGCAAAACGCTGCTTTTTTCAAGTTGTTAGGGTCCTATCCGCTGAGTCTTTAG